In Chitinophaga sp. HK235, a single window of DNA contains:
- a CDS encoding response regulator transcription factor: MKVLVVEDNKEIASSIHDFLVREGYICELAYSFDEAQEKLLLYSYDCVLLDIMLPDGNGLELLKFMKEKGIQSGVLIISAKDAMDDKIRGLEGGGDDYITKPFHLPELHARLRAIYRRKQLSGSNIVTFNEITLNTDTLEATVHGSLLDITRKEFDLLLYLVVNKNRVLSRQSIATHLWGDYTDNLANFDFVYQHIKNLRKKISAANGADYIDTVYGLGYKFNSSKT; this comes from the coding sequence ATGAAGGTGTTAGTTGTAGAAGATAATAAGGAAATAGCCAGCAGTATTCACGATTTTCTGGTAAGGGAAGGATATATCTGTGAGCTGGCATATAGTTTTGATGAGGCACAGGAGAAATTACTGCTTTATTCTTACGATTGTGTATTGCTGGACATTATGCTGCCGGATGGGAATGGGCTGGAACTGCTGAAATTCATGAAGGAAAAGGGTATTCAGAGCGGCGTACTCATTATCTCGGCCAAAGACGCCATGGACGATAAAATCCGCGGCCTCGAAGGTGGGGGAGACGACTACATCACCAAACCTTTTCACCTGCCCGAACTGCATGCCCGTCTCAGGGCTATCTACCGCCGCAAACAACTGTCAGGCAGTAATATCGTCACATTCAATGAGATCACACTAAATACCGATACGCTGGAGGCAACCGTACACGGCAGTCTGCTGGACATCACCCGTAAGGAATTTGACCTGCTGCTGTATCTGGTGGTCAACAAAAACAGGGTCCTCTCCCGGCAATCCATCGCCACCCATCTCTGGGGCGACTATACCGATAATTTGGCTAATTTTGACTTCGTATATCAACATATTAAGAATCTTCGCAAGAAAATAAGCGCAGCGAACGGAGCAGATTATATAGATACGGTATATGGCCTTGGTTATAAATTTAATTCTTCCAAAACATGA
- a CDS encoding PLP-dependent aminotransferase family protein, producing MKDFQYIDIANRIETLINNDTYPLGEKLPSLRVVSDHFKVSVGTALKAYALLTDKGLLSAREKSGYVALRKSGAHGDLPETATTAPAVREVNVSRIIGKMPVDAGPYPPGFISFFNASLETHMIPFNAIRRSLQKASRDLTGLHLQYESTYGNQTLREQIARLSFYWNGALAAEDVLVTNGTLEGLCLSLRAVTRPGDTVVVESPCYYGILQCLEQLELKVIELPCDSEEGINLQQLEEIVAQYDIAACLFTSNFNNPNGVVLSDEKKRWIANFAWEQQLPVIEDDVYGELYFGATRPTTIKTYDKHGWVLLCASFSKTVASGYRIGWCAPGRFMEKVAQLKATTNIATASVLQLSLVDLLTSGTYQRHLRKLRPLLHRQVLLTAQHIEQYFPEGTRISHPDGGMVLWVELDKRIDALRLQKMALDSQINIAPGPLFSSTGGFRNYIRISCNKNWNKNIEQAIRKLGRLIKTMM from the coding sequence ATGAAAGACTTTCAATACATTGATATCGCCAACAGGATAGAAACCCTGATCAATAATGATACCTACCCGTTGGGGGAGAAACTGCCTTCATTGCGTGTAGTAAGTGATCATTTTAAAGTCAGCGTAGGCACTGCTTTAAAGGCCTATGCTTTGCTGACAGACAAGGGGCTGCTGTCTGCCCGTGAGAAATCGGGTTATGTGGCGCTGCGTAAATCAGGGGCTCATGGGGATCTTCCCGAAACAGCCACCACAGCGCCTGCCGTCAGGGAGGTTAATGTCAGCCGTATCATCGGCAAAATGCCGGTAGATGCAGGTCCTTATCCGCCGGGGTTTATCTCTTTCTTCAACGCTTCGCTGGAAACGCATATGATCCCGTTCAACGCCATCCGGCGTAGCCTGCAGAAAGCTTCCCGCGACCTTACCGGTCTGCACCTGCAATATGAATCTACTTACGGTAACCAGACTTTAAGGGAACAGATAGCGCGGCTTTCCTTTTATTGGAATGGTGCTCTCGCTGCAGAAGATGTGCTGGTGACCAACGGTACGCTGGAAGGGCTGTGCCTGAGCCTGCGGGCCGTCACCCGACCGGGCGATACAGTAGTGGTGGAATCACCCTGTTATTACGGTATCCTGCAATGCCTCGAGCAACTGGAGCTGAAAGTGATAGAGCTGCCCTGTGATTCGGAAGAAGGGATCAATCTGCAGCAGCTGGAAGAAATTGTAGCACAATATGACATCGCTGCCTGTCTGTTTACCTCCAACTTCAACAACCCCAACGGCGTGGTGCTGTCTGATGAAAAGAAACGATGGATCGCAAACTTTGCCTGGGAGCAGCAATTGCCTGTTATCGAAGATGACGTATATGGAGAACTGTATTTCGGTGCCACAAGGCCCACCACTATCAAAACCTATGATAAACATGGTTGGGTATTGTTATGTGCCTCTTTTTCAAAAACGGTGGCATCCGGCTATCGCATTGGCTGGTGTGCGCCGGGGCGATTTATGGAGAAGGTGGCGCAGTTAAAAGCCACCACCAACATAGCCACCGCTTCGGTATTACAACTGTCACTGGTAGATCTCCTTACCAGCGGCACCTATCAGCGGCATCTGCGGAAACTGCGTCCCCTGCTGCATCGGCAGGTATTGCTTACTGCTCAGCATATTGAACAATATTTTCCGGAAGGTACGCGTATCAGTCATCCTGATGGGGGAATGGTATTGTGGGTGGAGCTGGACAAACGGATAGACGCCCTCAGGTTGCAGAAGATGGCACTGGACAGTCAGATTAATATAGCACCCGGACCGTTGTTTTCCAGCACAGGCGGCTTCCGTAACTATATCCGTATCAGCTGTAATAAAAACTGGAATAAAAATATAGAGCAGGCTATCCGAAAACTCGGTCGTCTCATCAAAACCATGATGTAA
- a CDS encoding GNAT family N-acetyltransferase → MEIVNSHSTDIDAIFHLYDEGTKFQASRFIRVWQGFDREMVEKEIAENRQWKLVVDGRIVCVFATTFNDPLIWGEKDEEPSLYIHRIATHPDYHGRGFVKHIVEWAKAYGRQHQRQYLRLDTGSGNERLNNYYVSCGFTYMGVRAIPDPEGLPAHYRNGGFSIFEIKL, encoded by the coding sequence ATGGAAATAGTAAACAGCCACAGCACAGACATAGACGCCATTTTTCACCTTTATGATGAGGGCACCAAGTTCCAGGCATCCCGCTTTATCCGGGTATGGCAAGGTTTTGACAGGGAGATGGTAGAAAAGGAGATCGCGGAAAACAGACAATGGAAACTGGTGGTGGACGGCCGGATCGTATGTGTGTTTGCCACCACTTTTAATGATCCGTTGATATGGGGAGAGAAAGACGAAGAGCCCTCGTTGTACATACATCGTATTGCTACCCATCCGGATTATCATGGACGCGGGTTTGTGAAACATATTGTAGAATGGGCCAAGGCATATGGGCGGCAGCATCAGCGTCAGTATCTGCGACTGGACACCGGCAGCGGCAATGAGCGGCTCAACAACTACTATGTCAGCTGCGGATTCACCTATATGGGTGTAAGAGCGATCCCTGATCCGGAGGGCTTGCCGGCGCATTACCGGAATGGAGGCTTCAGTATTTTTGAAATCAAACTGTAA
- the msrB gene encoding peptide-methionine (R)-S-oxide reductase MsrB — translation MNTAASANPYYSRTDTEKLHVSNAEWKKVLPPELYAVAREQATERPFSGKYWDSDVKGTYYCAVCGNALFRSDAKFASSCGWPSFFEAIRPGSVIYREDNSHGMHRTEVMCGRCESHLGHIFDDGPPPTHKRFCMNSVSLDFEPEQ, via the coding sequence ATGAATACCGCCGCATCCGCCAATCCGTACTATTCCCGTACAGACACCGAGAAACTGCATGTCAGCAATGCTGAATGGAAGAAGGTCCTGCCACCGGAACTTTACGCCGTGGCCAGGGAACAGGCTACTGAACGGCCTTTCTCCGGTAAATACTGGGATAGCGATGTGAAAGGTACTTATTATTGCGCTGTGTGTGGTAATGCCCTCTTCCGTTCCGATGCTAAATTTGCCAGCAGCTGCGGATGGCCCAGCTTCTTTGAAGCAATCCGTCCTGGCAGTGTTATCTACCGGGAAGACAACTCCCATGGCATGCACCGGACCGAAGTGATGTGCGGACGCTGTGAGTCGCATCTGGGGCATATCTTCGACGATGGACCTCCGCCCACACACAAAAGATTCTGCATGAACTCTGTATCGCTGGACTTCGAGCCAGAGCAATAA